One Segnochrobactrum spirostomi genomic window carries:
- a CDS encoding class II aldolase/adducin family protein, protein MTQQENAPALPDSLPDYPAFLALSARIGRDITRTQGAGGNTSIKDGDTLWVKASGTWLQNAETNPIMVPVDVPRMRAALACDPGAAEDVAAFVRTDLNQAGLRPSIETSFHAVMPQRVVAHFHCVNTIALAVLKRGEALIGARLAAAVPDLTWRFVPYCRPGVPIALAMCAAGGSADIWVLGNHGIVIGGPDVATVAERIERVTAALAQTPRPAGAPDLARLEALAEGTAYAPVGDPASHAPALSPDSLPIALGGPLYPDHVIFLGERVGRLDAGQTVADVLAAFAANGWPAPKVILVPGAGVLVARDLTPGGLTMVRCLAEVTARVPLGEPIHVLDPKACWALTHWEAETYRQGLDRGRRS, encoded by the coding sequence ATGACACAACAAGAAAATGCTCCTGCCCTGCCGGACAGCCTGCCCGATTATCCGGCCTTCCTCGCGCTCTCGGCCCGGATCGGCCGGGACATCACGCGCACCCAGGGCGCCGGCGGCAACACGTCCATCAAGGACGGCGACACCCTCTGGGTGAAGGCCTCCGGCACCTGGCTCCAGAATGCCGAAACGAACCCGATCATGGTCCCGGTCGACGTGCCGCGGATGCGGGCGGCGCTCGCCTGCGATCCCGGCGCGGCCGAGGACGTCGCTGCCTTCGTCCGCACCGACCTCAACCAAGCCGGGTTGCGGCCGTCCATCGAGACGAGCTTCCACGCCGTCATGCCCCAGCGGGTGGTCGCGCACTTCCACTGCGTCAACACCATCGCGCTCGCGGTCCTGAAGCGCGGCGAGGCGCTGATCGGCGCCCGGCTCGCGGCCGCGGTGCCGGATCTGACCTGGCGCTTCGTGCCCTATTGCCGCCCGGGCGTTCCGATCGCCCTCGCCATGTGCGCGGCCGGCGGCTCGGCCGACATCTGGGTGCTCGGCAATCACGGCATCGTCATCGGCGGCCCGGACGTCGCGACCGTCGCGGAGCGGATCGAGCGGGTGACCGCCGCCCTCGCGCAGACGCCGCGCCCCGCCGGCGCGCCGGACCTCGCCCGCCTCGAAGCCCTCGCCGAGGGCACCGCCTATGCCCCGGTCGGGGATCCGGCGAGCCACGCTCCCGCCCTCTCGCCCGACAGCCTGCCGATCGCGCTCGGCGGCCCGCTTTATCCCGATCACGTCATCTTCCTCGGCGAGCGGGTCGGCCGCCTCGACGCGGGCCAGACCGTCGCCGACGTGCTCGCCGCCTTCGCCGCCAACGGCTGGCCGGCACCGAAGGTCATCCTGGTTCCCGGCGCGGGCGTGCTCGTCGCCCGCGACCTGACCCCGGGCGGGCTCACGATGGTGCGCTGCCTCGCCGAGGTCACCGCCCGCGTGCCGCTCGGCGAGCCGATCCACGTGCTCGATCCCAAGGCCTGCTGGGCACTCACCCATTGGGAGGCGGAAACCTACCGCCAGGGCCTCGACCGCGGGCGCCGTTCGTGA
- a CDS encoding DeoR/GlpR family DNA-binding transcription regulator, with the protein MTESDRHHAIVDLLAERPFASVRDLQEAFGVSAATIRRDIDKLHERGQVRKVYGGIASAAAIAPGQRPALPYSENRDIAVDQKRAIAAKASSLVADGDTLIIHGGSTCYNLGVLLAQRSVRIYTNSMPLAAYLGEQGICQLTVAGGDVYREPRLIYGADAVPAYYASKFFVGAQGIGAEGILESHPLLVKSIRQLGDCADEVILLADSRKFSIRARHAVLPLERIGRIITDSGLSDADAAMLEAAGVAILIADAPTASQAGAAYAGAIQGAAA; encoded by the coding sequence GTGACGGAGTCCGATCGGCATCATGCCATCGTCGACCTGTTGGCCGAGCGTCCGTTCGCCTCCGTGCGCGATCTCCAGGAAGCATTCGGGGTTTCCGCCGCCACCATTCGTCGCGATATCGATAAGCTGCACGAGCGGGGTCAGGTTCGCAAGGTCTATGGCGGCATCGCCTCGGCCGCCGCGATCGCGCCCGGTCAGCGGCCGGCGCTGCCCTACAGCGAGAACCGCGACATTGCGGTCGATCAGAAGCGGGCGATCGCGGCGAAGGCGTCGAGCCTCGTCGCCGACGGCGACACCCTCATCATTCACGGCGGCTCGACCTGCTACAATCTCGGTGTGCTGCTCGCCCAGCGCAGCGTGCGCATCTATACGAATTCGATGCCGCTCGCGGCTTATCTCGGCGAGCAGGGCATCTGCCAGCTCACGGTGGCCGGGGGCGACGTCTACCGCGAGCCGCGGCTGATCTACGGTGCGGATGCGGTGCCTGCCTATTACGCGTCGAAATTCTTCGTCGGAGCGCAAGGGATCGGGGCGGAAGGCATCCTCGAATCCCATCCGCTGCTCGTCAAATCGATCCGCCAGCTCGGCGACTGCGCGGACGAGGTGATTCTGCTCGCCGACAGCCGCAAGTTCTCGATCCGCGCCCGCCATGCGGTGCTGCCGCTCGAGCGCATCGGTCGGATCATTACCGATAGCGGCCTCTCCGACGCCGACGCCGCGATGCTGGAGGCGGCGGGTGTCGCGATCCTGATCGCCGATGCGCCGACCGCGTCCCAGGCGGGCGCCGCGTACGCCGGTGCCATTCAGGGAGCCGCCGCATGA